A stretch of the Corylus avellana chromosome ca6, CavTom2PMs-1.0 genome encodes the following:
- the LOC132183680 gene encoding histone H3.3-like, whose amino-acid sequence MARTKQTARKSHGGKAPRKQLATKVCLTAARKSAPTTGGVKKPHRYRPGTVALREIRKYQKSTDLLIRKLPFQRLVREIAQNFKTDLRFQSHAVLALQEAAEAYLVGLFEDTNLCAIHAKRVTIMTKDIQLARRIRCERA is encoded by the exons ATGGCCCGTACAAAGCAGACTGCCCGCAAGTCCCACGGTGGCAAGGCTCCTAGGAAACAGCTCGCCACCAAGGTTTGTTTGACT GCTGCCCGCAAATCAGCCCCAACTACGGGAGGGGTGAAGAAGCCCCACAGATACCGCCCTGGAACTGTTGCTCTTCG AGAAATCCGCAAGTACCAGAAGAGTACGGATCTTCTGATCAGGAAGCTGCCATTCCAGAGGCTGGTCCGTGAGATTGCTCAGAATTTTAAGACCGACCTGCGGTTCCAGAGCCATGCGGTGCTGGCATTGCAGGAGGCGGCTGAGGCGTACCTGGTTGGTTTATTCGAAGACACTAACCTCTGTGCCATCCATGCCAAGCGCGTCACCATCATGACCAAGGACATTCAACTTGCTAGGAGGATCAGGTGCGAGAGGGCTTAG